Proteins from one Salarias fasciatus chromosome 14, fSalaFa1.1, whole genome shotgun sequence genomic window:
- the LOC115400061 gene encoding zinc finger protein 239-like has translation CGKNFSRQNLLVHMRTHTGEKPYSCDSCGKSFTRQRSLLVHMRIHRGEKPYSCETCGQSFSRQSYVLVHMRTHTGEKPYSCGTCGKSFGRQSHLLIHMRTHTGEKPYFCETCGKSFSQQNSMLVHMRIHTDEKPHSCETCGKSFRNKSHLSSHMRTHTGEKPYFCETCGKSFSQQRSLLGHMRTHR, from the coding sequence tgtggaaaaaactTCAGTCGACAgaatttgttggtccacatgaggactcacacaggtgagaagccgtattcttgtgactcatgtggaaaaagcttcacACGACAGAGGtctttgttggtccacatgaggatTCACCgaggtgagaagccgtactcttgtgaaacatgtggacaAAGCTTCAGTCGACAGAGTTAtgtgttggtccacatgaggactcacacaggtgagaagccgtattcttgtggaacatgtggaaaaagcttcggtcgacagagtcatttgttgattcacatgaggactcacacaggtgaaaagccatatttttgtgaaacatgtggaaaaagtttcagtcaacagaattctatgttggtccacatgaggatTCACACAGACGAGAAGCCGcactcttgtgaaacatgtggaaaatctTTCAGAAATAAGAGCCACTTGTCtagccacatgagaactcacacaggtgagaagccgtatttttgcgaaacatgtggaaaaagtttcagtcaacagcGTTCTTTGTTGggccacatgaggactcacaggtga